From the genome of Calditrichota bacterium, one region includes:
- a CDS encoding tetratricopeptide repeat protein: MKRTKKKKQAAKTQHRVGTELSRSKKRVFSALLLLIPVLFFVFLELGLRAAHYGGNLKLVLKKNYGGREYYQLNPNVAKRYFSSNQIAIPQLFEEVFPVRKSPNTFRIFFLGGSTTAGFPFELNARVSSLLEDRLQALFPEKTIEVVNFGISAVNSYTVLDFMPELVRYQPDLFLIYMGHNEFYGALGVGSTEYLGRSRAVIKAYLKLKHFKTFLLLRDLIARAQRYVHKPPRGASGETLMANVVRKKAIPYDSPDYFTARNNFRANLREIVQIAQKHRIPVLTSTLVCNLKDLRPFISGFYPKLKEAHKQTWIRAYNAGNARLNAGDFAGAFREFMNAYKTDSTYADCAYQMGQALLNQNQDTGAHTYFRRAADLDELRFRASEEFNRIIKKISAQMGVPCVPMDSVFDAHSPHHITGKELIFEHLHPNFKGYFLMAKAFSQYLRKSNFIAPASEWKKAPPDSVILGLSHVTPLDLKIGELRIRKLMSGWPFKGEFERGEVHINPKDPIEEIAWKYDRHRIAWNQAHLQAAAVYEKRGDWRAAVNDYQAVIKIRPDDYFPFLKIGNIYLEQKELNRAKKYYSEAQKRNPGSPFVYAKLATVYLAEKNAVAGYQFFQKAIEADSRQPELKPQERGIIYYYMGYIDAERGDYRAARTELQLCLRNFPQFQKARILLKQIENK, translated from the coding sequence ATGAAACGTACAAAAAAGAAAAAACAAGCGGCCAAAACGCAACATCGTGTTGGAACGGAATTAAGCCGTTCAAAAAAGCGGGTCTTTTCAGCCCTTTTACTTCTGATTCCTGTTTTGTTTTTTGTTTTTCTGGAATTGGGCTTGAGAGCGGCTCATTACGGTGGAAACTTGAAGCTTGTCCTGAAAAAAAACTACGGCGGAAGAGAGTATTACCAGCTTAATCCCAATGTGGCGAAGCGGTATTTTTCCAGTAACCAGATTGCCATCCCGCAGCTTTTTGAGGAAGTGTTCCCGGTTCGAAAATCGCCGAATACCTTTCGTATTTTTTTTCTGGGCGGATCCACCACAGCCGGATTCCCTTTTGAACTGAATGCACGGGTTTCCAGCCTTTTAGAAGATCGCCTTCAGGCACTGTTCCCCGAGAAAACGATCGAAGTGGTCAATTTTGGGATATCAGCCGTCAATAGTTACACGGTTCTGGATTTTATGCCGGAACTTGTTCGGTATCAGCCCGACCTGTTTTTGATTTACATGGGGCACAATGAATTCTACGGCGCTCTGGGGGTGGGCTCAACGGAATATCTGGGTCGCAGCCGCGCTGTCATCAAAGCCTATCTGAAACTCAAGCATTTTAAGACATTTCTTTTGCTGAGGGATCTCATTGCGCGTGCCCAAAGATATGTGCACAAACCTCCACGGGGCGCCTCGGGCGAAACCCTGATGGCCAACGTGGTTCGTAAAAAGGCGATTCCCTACGACAGTCCCGACTATTTTACGGCCAGAAATAATTTTAGGGCCAATCTGAGAGAAATTGTGCAAATCGCCCAAAAACACCGGATTCCCGTTCTAACCAGTACCCTTGTTTGTAATCTTAAGGATTTAAGGCCCTTTATTTCGGGATTTTATCCGAAATTAAAAGAGGCTCACAAACAGACGTGGATTCGGGCATACAATGCGGGAAATGCTCGTTTGAATGCCGGGGATTTTGCAGGCGCCTTTCGCGAATTTATGAACGCCTACAAAACAGACAGTACGTATGCCGATTGTGCCTATCAGATGGGGCAGGCGCTATTGAATCAAAATCAGGATACGGGCGCCCACACCTATTTTCGCCGTGCAGCCGATCTGGATGAATTGCGCTTTCGGGCCAGCGAAGAGTTTAATCGGATCATCAAAAAAATCTCGGCACAGATGGGGGTGCCCTGCGTTCCCATGGATTCTGTTTTTGATGCGCATTCTCCGCACCACATCACGGGAAAAGAGCTTATCTTTGAACATCTGCATCCCAATTTCAAGGGCTATTTTCTGATGGCAAAGGCTTTTAGCCAATACTTGAGAAAAAGCAATTTTATTGCCCCGGCGTCTGAATGGAAAAAAGCTCCCCCGGATTCAGTCATTCTCGGCCTTTCTCATGTGACCCCACTGGATTTGAAGATCGGGGAATTGCGGATTCGAAAATTAATGTCGGGCTGGCCTTTCAAAGGGGAATTTGAGCGAGGCGAGGTTCACATTAATCCGAAAGACCCCATTGAAGAAATTGCGTGGAAATACGACCGACACCGGATTGCCTGGAATCAGGCGCATCTTCAGGCGGCCGCCGTTTACGAAAAACGGGGTGATTGGAGGGCAGCCGTAAACGACTATCAGGCGGTCATTAAAATCCGGCCGGACGATTACTTTCCGTTTCTGAAAATTGGGAATATTTATCTTGAGCAGAAAGAATTGAACCGTGCCAAAAAATACTACAGCGAGGCTCAGAAGCGAAATCCCGGTAGCCCCTTTGTCTATGCCAAATTGGCCACTGTGTATCTGGCGGAGAAGAATGCCGTTGCCGGTTACCAATTTTTTCAGAAAGCGATTGAAGCGGATTCCAGACAACCGGAATTGAAACCGCAGGAAAGGGGAATTATTTATTATTATATGGGTTACATCGATGCCGAACGGGGCGATTATCGCGCCGCCAGAACGGAATTACAATTGTGCTTGCGGAATTTTCCGCAATTTCAAAAGGCGCGGATTTTGTTGAAGCAGATTGAAAACAAATAA
- a CDS encoding extracellular solute-binding protein, with protein MGKTTTILVILFVVFSFLVLTRGNGHRDPNDIVIWTQDFTPGRAVLDSVLQEYMQKHPGIKISELYYETEELRSNFIVAALGGSGPDVVYGPSDQVGPFDVMRIILPLENYFPPAERSHFDPNGLVWRRKHLFQVADRIGNHLTLVYNKKLVPVPPKTTDELIKMGKKLTRDFDGDGRIDQYALAWNYIEPYFFVPFLGGFGGWVMDSHNRPTLDTPATVAACQFILDLRNKYKIIPLECDYDMADALFKQGHSAMIINGPWSWGGYKKAGIDFDLARIPKVSQTGLWPTPMFSPKGYSVNVNVHGLKLKRVIDLIKYLTSPPVELRFSVALNTIPSRKEARENPLVKNNHLIQRSLDQLAVARPMPIEPEMRAIWDAMRPAYQSLFAGTLTPKQAAKEMQKNAIQKIREMKE; from the coding sequence TTGGGAAAGACAACCACAATTTTAGTTATCCTATTTGTCGTGTTTTCATTTTTGGTGCTGACCCGGGGAAACGGACATCGCGACCCGAATGATATTGTTATCTGGACGCAGGATTTTACGCCCGGCCGGGCTGTGCTGGACTCCGTGCTTCAGGAATACATGCAGAAACACCCGGGAATCAAAATTTCCGAACTGTATTACGAAACGGAAGAACTGCGAAGCAATTTTATCGTAGCCGCACTGGGGGGCAGCGGTCCCGATGTGGTTTATGGCCCGAGCGATCAGGTTGGGCCATTTGATGTGATGCGGATCATTCTTCCGCTGGAGAACTATTTTCCTCCGGCTGAACGATCGCACTTTGATCCCAACGGTTTGGTTTGGCGAAGAAAACATCTGTTTCAGGTTGCCGACCGAATTGGCAATCACCTGACGCTGGTCTACAACAAAAAACTGGTGCCGGTTCCCCCAAAAACAACGGACGAATTAATCAAAATGGGGAAAAAGCTGACCCGGGATTTTGACGGGGACGGGCGGATTGATCAGTATGCGCTGGCCTGGAATTACATTGAGCCGTATTTTTTTGTCCCGTTTTTGGGAGGATTCGGAGGCTGGGTGATGGATAGTCACAATCGCCCTACGCTGGATACGCCTGCAACGGTAGCCGCCTGCCAGTTTATTCTTGATTTGAGAAATAAATACAAAATTATCCCTCTGGAATGTGATTACGATATGGCGGATGCACTTTTTAAACAGGGGCATTCGGCCATGATTATCAATGGTCCCTGGTCGTGGGGAGGGTACAAAAAAGCGGGTATCGATTTTGATCTGGCACGGATTCCGAAAGTCAGCCAAACGGGCCTGTGGCCTACGCCCATGTTTTCTCCGAAGGGATATTCGGTAAATGTGAATGTGCACGGATTGAAATTAAAGCGTGTGATTGATTTGATAAAATATCTGACCTCACCGCCGGTTGAGCTTCGGTTTTCCGTGGCGCTGAACACGATTCCCTCGCGGAAAGAGGCGCGGGAAAATCCCCTTGTGAAAAACAACCATCTCATTCAACGGTCTCTTGACCAGCTGGCTGTAGCCCGGCCGATGCCGATTGAGCCGGAAATGCGGGCCATTTGGGATGCCATGCGGCCGGCCTACCAGTCCCTTTTTGCAGGGACACTGACACCCAAACAGGCTGCAAAAGAAATGCAGAAAAATGCCATCCAAAAAATCCGGGAGATGAAAGAATAA
- a CDS encoding T9SS type A sorting domain-containing protein, whose protein sequence is MKKGLLSVLAIATAFLLTTGLALAQNPVTFQVNMSVQKQLGNFDPASQILVVRGSFESVADPTMHDWKGNHFQLTESSTPDVYTLQVNMPDAAVGNTYEFKYVIEDAANAADTSTQGGVWESVGNRSFTVVSGGQVLDVVYFNDQSVVGQTANVTFQADMSDLLSKGWFDPAADTLYVVGAFNNWAESKDYMMSRDLFNPALYKVTASITAAAGTDMEWKFRAAPHDHFLDAGWESGSNHKFTFTGADLTLDPIKPNIGYAGTPLSQDVTVQFTVDVRNATETYHNNLFHNIKGVWIKGDKPELGAWGGSWTNDDTANVMVKMYDDGATGGDKVAGDMIYSAQVTFPAGTMSAILYKYGIVADSTDTLNGGVSYLDNEAGFAVNHSAIIPDVAPNAVLPMDRFGELRKLKNPHTFTVDMSIQEQLGNFDPAKNILVMRGSFENEAYPNAEEWKGNEFHFWPVAGSPNLYSLTIPITDAAIGQDLEYKLVIEDSSNWVNFETQGGVWESVDNRHFTPVAGGDSLATIFFNDQTVVGQTANVTFQADMSDLLSKGWFDPASDTLYVVGAFNNWAESKDYMMSRDLFNPALYKVTASITAAAGTDLEWKFRAAPHDHFLDAGWEGGSNHKFTFTGADLVLDPIKPNIGYAGVDLPFDITVQFSVDVNGATETYHGLPFHNIKSVWMKGDKPQLGAWGGSWTYEDTVNVMVRLYDDGTTKGDATAGDGIWTTQVTFPQGSKSALLYKYGIVADGVDTLNGGVAYLDNEAGFGVNHSLIIPITSNFYVAPLDTFGSLRNPTAVRETKKNLIPTKFALNQNYPNPFNPTTEISYELPKTTHVRLTVYNMLGQKVATLIDAKMPAGSYQATWNGKDEFGRTVGSGLYIYQLEAGSFKATKKMLLMK, encoded by the coding sequence ATGAAAAAAGGTTTATTGAGTGTTTTGGCCATTGCAACGGCTTTTCTTTTGACAACTGGCCTGGCGCTGGCTCAAAACCCGGTGACATTTCAGGTAAACATGAGTGTCCAAAAACAGCTGGGCAATTTTGATCCGGCTTCCCAAATTCTGGTCGTCCGGGGCAGTTTTGAGAGTGTGGCCGATCCAACCATGCACGATTGGAAGGGCAACCATTTTCAATTAACGGAAAGCAGTACTCCCGATGTTTACACCTTGCAGGTCAATATGCCGGATGCGGCGGTTGGCAATACATATGAATTCAAATATGTCATCGAAGATGCGGCTAATGCGGCCGATACATCGACGCAAGGCGGCGTTTGGGAGAGCGTCGGAAATAGGAGTTTCACGGTCGTTTCCGGCGGCCAGGTTCTGGATGTCGTATATTTCAATGATCAAAGTGTAGTGGGTCAAACGGCGAATGTTACCTTTCAGGCCGACATGTCGGATTTGCTGAGCAAGGGCTGGTTTGATCCGGCTGCAGATACATTATATGTGGTGGGTGCCTTCAATAACTGGGCGGAGTCCAAGGATTACATGATGTCACGGGATTTATTTAATCCGGCCCTGTACAAAGTGACGGCCTCGATTACAGCAGCTGCCGGTACCGATATGGAATGGAAATTCCGCGCAGCACCCCACGATCATTTTCTGGATGCCGGATGGGAAAGTGGCAGCAATCATAAATTCACATTTACCGGAGCAGACTTGACGCTCGATCCCATTAAGCCGAATATTGGATATGCGGGAACACCCCTTTCCCAGGATGTTACGGTGCAGTTTACGGTGGATGTTCGCAATGCCACGGAGACATACCACAACAACCTGTTCCACAACATTAAAGGCGTGTGGATTAAGGGAGATAAACCGGAGCTGGGAGCCTGGGGAGGAAGCTGGACAAATGATGACACCGCAAATGTCATGGTGAAAATGTACGATGACGGTGCAACCGGCGGAGACAAAGTGGCCGGTGACATGATCTATTCGGCCCAGGTAACCTTTCCGGCTGGAACCATGTCGGCCATTCTGTACAAATACGGAATCGTAGCGGACAGTACAGATACCCTAAACGGAGGCGTATCGTATCTGGACAATGAAGCAGGATTCGCCGTAAACCACAGTGCGATTATCCCCGATGTTGCGCCCAATGCCGTTCTTCCGATGGATCGGTTTGGCGAACTGCGAAAATTGAAAAATCCCCACACCTTTACGGTGGACATGAGTATTCAGGAACAATTGGGAAATTTTGATCCCGCAAAGAATATTCTGGTAATGCGGGGTTCGTTTGAAAATGAGGCCTATCCCAATGCCGAAGAATGGAAAGGAAATGAGTTTCATTTCTGGCCCGTGGCCGGAAGTCCGAATCTGTATTCGTTAACGATTCCCATAACGGATGCCGCCATTGGACAGGATTTGGAATACAAACTGGTGATCGAAGATTCGTCGAACTGGGTGAATTTTGAAACCCAGGGCGGTGTCTGGGAATCGGTTGATAATCGGCACTTTACGCCCGTTGCAGGCGGCGATTCGCTGGCCACGATTTTCTTCAATGATCAGACTGTGGTAGGACAAACTGCGAATGTCACCTTCCAGGCGGATATGTCCGATTTACTGAGCAAGGGCTGGTTTGATCCGGCTTCTGACACGCTGTATGTTGTGGGCGCCTTCAACAACTGGGCAGAATCCAAGGACTACATGATGTCACGGGATCTGTTTAATCCGGCTCTGTACAAGGTGACGGCTTCGATTACAGCGGCCGCCGGTACGGACCTGGAATGGAAGTTTCGTGCGGCTCCTCATGATCATTTCCTGGATGCCGGATGGGAAGGCGGAAGCAATCATAAATTCACCTTCACAGGCGCCGACCTGGTCTTGGATCCCATTAAGCCGAACATTGGATATGCCGGAGTGGATTTGCCCTTTGACATTACCGTGCAATTTTCTGTGGATGTAAACGGCGCTACTGAAACCTACCATGGACTGCCGTTCCACAATATTAAGTCTGTCTGGATGAAAGGTGACAAACCCCAACTGGGCGCCTGGGGAGGATCCTGGACCTACGAGGACACAGTGAACGTGATGGTGCGGTTGTACGATGACGGAACCACCAAAGGGGATGCAACCGCAGGCGATGGCATCTGGACAACCCAGGTCACTTTTCCGCAGGGCTCGAAATCAGCGCTCCTCTACAAATATGGTATTGTGGCAGATGGCGTAGATACACTGAACGGTGGTGTGGCATATCTGGATAATGAAGCGGGTTTTGGTGTAAACCACAGCCTGATTATTCCCATTACCTCTAATTTCTATGTGGCTCCGCTGGATACATTTGGAAGCCTGAGAAATCCAACGGCCGTCCGTGAGACAAAGAAAAACCTGATTCCGACAAAATTCGCCCTGAATCAGAACTATCCGAATCCGTTTAACCCGACAACGGAAATCAGCTACGAACTTCCGAAAACAACCCACGTCCGCCTGACTGTTTACAATATGTTGGGCCAGAAGGTGGCAACTTTGATCGATGCCAAGATGCCGGCGGGTTCGTATCAGGCAACCTGGAATGGAAAGGATGAATTCGGTCGAACGGTCGGTTCCGGGCTGTACATTTATCAACTGGAAGCGGGCTCCTTCAAGGCAACCAAGAAAATGTTGCTGATGAAATAG
- a CDS encoding sugar ABC transporter permease: MAKGSLKKDPWWMTTLIYAILLIFTAIAVYPILRVISISLRPGNLLHSTSLRLIPEHATLESYKILFTQKPFLRWLFNSTIVSGMVTILGVSLASTAGYAFSRFNFKWREFGMISVITTQMFPVTMLLIPLFVMLIHLHLYDTFLGLVIAYSATVLPFCIWQMKGYYDTIPISLEEAARIDGSSQFGAFYRIVLPLASPALVITALFSFMGSWSEYLVAAVILNDRKLFTLPLGLKQFQSNFDTEWGLYAAGAVVVSIPVIVLFLFLSRWLISGLTLGSVKG, translated from the coding sequence ATGGCAAAAGGCAGCCTGAAAAAGGATCCCTGGTGGATGACAACCCTCATCTACGCCATTTTATTGATTTTTACGGCGATTGCCGTGTATCCCATTTTGCGCGTAATTTCCATTTCGCTGCGCCCGGGAAATCTTCTGCACAGCACCTCGCTTCGGTTGATTCCCGAACATGCTACACTTGAATCCTACAAAATCTTGTTCACGCAAAAACCGTTCTTGCGATGGCTTTTTAACAGCACCATCGTTTCGGGGATGGTCACCATTTTAGGCGTGAGTCTGGCGTCCACGGCGGGATACGCCTTTTCCCGTTTCAATTTTAAATGGCGGGAATTCGGGATGATTTCAGTCATTACCACACAAATGTTTCCCGTAACCATGCTGCTTATTCCCCTTTTTGTGATGTTGATTCACCTGCACCTGTACGATACGTTTTTGGGGTTAGTGATCGCTTATTCGGCCACGGTTTTACCGTTTTGCATCTGGCAAATGAAGGGGTATTACGACACGATTCCCATCAGCCTGGAGGAAGCCGCACGAATTGACGGTTCGTCACAGTTCGGGGCGTTTTATCGAATTGTGTTGCCATTGGCCTCTCCGGCCCTGGTGATTACCGCCCTCTTTTCATTTATGGGATCCTGGTCGGAATATTTGGTAGCGGCCGTAATCCTGAATGATCGGAAATTATTTACCCTGCCTCTGGGCCTCAAACAATTTCAATCGAATTTTGATACGGAATGGGGCCTTTACGCGGCTGGCGCGGTTGTGGTGAGTATTCCGGTCATTGTCCTGTTCTTGTTTTTAAGTCGTTGGTTGATTTCAGGTCTTACTTTGGGAAGTGTGAAGGGCTAA
- a CDS encoding UPF0164 family protein, producing MKKLLFSVLLLSFLVSVSWGQNVTKVGTTAAPFLNIGVGSRAIAMGGAFVAIANDASGLYWNPGGIAVIKNNQAIFNHSQWLAGINFDFAGVVLNLGEMGNVGASATVLSMGDMERTTELQPEGTGETFSAGSYAIGITYSKMLTDRFSIGFTGKYIREHIMNSAANGVAIDIGTLYRTQWRNLMIGMNISNFGTKMHMTGQDLLVQHDIDPTRYGNNPNLNADLQTDSYDLPLMFRVGISYDALQDFRNHSLVLALDALHPSDNVESMNMGAEYLFHNMIALRAGYKELFSRDSEQGLTFGAGFQRRIVGTLNLQVDYAYQSFGRLTRVNKFSILLSF from the coding sequence ATGAAAAAACTCCTATTTTCAGTGCTTTTGCTAAGTTTTCTGGTATCCGTATCGTGGGGTCAAAATGTGACGAAGGTTGGAACCACGGCCGCCCCGTTTCTAAATATCGGGGTGGGTTCCCGGGCAATCGCCATGGGCGGTGCCTTTGTGGCCATCGCAAACGATGCCTCGGGTTTGTATTGGAACCCCGGAGGAATCGCGGTGATTAAGAATAATCAGGCGATTTTTAACCATTCCCAATGGCTGGCAGGCATCAACTTCGATTTTGCGGGGGTCGTCCTGAATCTGGGGGAGATGGGCAATGTGGGGGCCAGTGCCACAGTTTTGAGCATGGGCGATATGGAGCGAACAACCGAACTTCAACCGGAAGGCACCGGAGAAACCTTCAGCGCCGGGAGTTATGCGATCGGCATTACTTACAGTAAAATGTTAACCGATCGCTTCTCGATTGGATTTACAGGAAAGTATATTCGGGAACACATCATGAATTCCGCGGCCAATGGAGTGGCAATCGATATTGGGACGTTGTACCGAACCCAGTGGCGGAATTTGATGATCGGAATGAATATTTCCAACTTTGGAACAAAAATGCACATGACCGGCCAGGACCTTCTTGTTCAGCATGACATCGATCCCACCCGTTACGGGAATAATCCCAATTTGAATGCTGATTTACAAACGGATTCTTATGATTTGCCCCTCATGTTCCGGGTGGGTATTTCATACGATGCGCTTCAGGATTTCAGAAATCACAGTCTCGTTCTGGCGTTGGATGCGCTGCATCCCAGTGACAATGTGGAAAGCATGAATATGGGTGCGGAATATCTTTTTCATAATATGATCGCACTGCGTGCCGGCTATAAGGAATTATTCTCCCGGGACAGTGAACAGGGGTTAACTTTTGGAGCGGGTTTTCAGAGGAGAATTGTGGGGACTTTGAATCTGCAGGTTGACTATGCCTATCAGAGCTTTGGGCGGTTGACCCGTGTCAATAAATTTTCCATCTTGCTAAGTTTTTAA
- a CDS encoding sugar ABC transporter permease, protein MATIVATLQDYLYDLKKNRIAYYYTLPAFLVMGFVILYPFLYNIVLSLSNMSLTHFRDWRIIGFRQYVTVFSEPLFYWVLLKTIIWTGVNVFFHVTIGVSLALLLNRPLFGRSIIRTLLILPWAVPQYITALTWRGMFHYRYGAINLILVKYFGIHQIQWLSTPIGAFAAVLITNIWLGFPFMMVIALGGLQSIPRELYEAAEVDGAGRWHQLKNITLPLLKPVMIPAISLGIIWTFNNFNVIWLVSNGGQPADSTHILVSYVYKAVFNYYRYGYAAALSMVIFGILLLFSVKFIKQTKGTKGVY, encoded by the coding sequence ATGGCAACGATTGTCGCAACTCTTCAGGACTATCTCTATGACCTGAAAAAGAACCGCATTGCGTATTATTACACCCTTCCCGCTTTTTTGGTCATGGGATTCGTTATTCTTTACCCGTTTTTGTACAATATCGTTCTGTCGCTTTCGAACATGAGTTTGACTCATTTTCGGGATTGGCGAATCATCGGCTTCAGGCAATATGTTACCGTCTTTTCCGAGCCGCTATTCTACTGGGTTCTTTTGAAGACCATCATTTGGACGGGTGTGAATGTTTTTTTTCACGTCACAATTGGGGTGAGCCTGGCACTTTTATTAAACCGCCCGCTTTTTGGCCGTTCCATTATTCGAACACTTTTAATTCTTCCCTGGGCCGTCCCCCAGTACATTACGGCACTCACCTGGCGGGGGATGTTTCATTACCGGTACGGTGCCATCAATTTGATTCTGGTGAAATATTTTGGGATTCATCAAATCCAGTGGTTGTCTACACCCATCGGGGCATTTGCGGCCGTTCTCATCACCAATATCTGGCTGGGATTTCCCTTCATGATGGTGATTGCCCTGGGGGGACTCCAGAGCATTCCCCGGGAACTGTACGAGGCGGCCGAGGTAGATGGTGCCGGACGGTGGCATCAACTCAAGAACATTACGCTGCCGCTTCTTAAACCGGTGATGATTCCCGCAATTTCTCTGGGAATTATCTGGACCTTCAATAATTTCAACGTGATCTGGCTGGTTTCAAACGGGGGGCAACCGGCAGACAGCACGCACATTTTGGTATCGTACGTGTACAAAGCCGTATTTAATTATTACCGCTACGGTTATGCGGCAGCGCTTTCGATGGTTATTTTTGGGATTTTGCTGCTGTTCAGCGTAAAGTTTATCAAACAAACCAAAGGGACAAAAGGAGTGTATTGA